The sequence CCCTGATCCTAAAGGGTATagaggggcagtggggaggacgCGACTGCCCAAACCCACCCGCCCCCAGGAGTCCCGAAGAGCCGCCGCAGGACACGCCGGCCGCACCCGCGGGCCCACGGCGCTGGACACGGTTGCGCTGGGCAGCGGTGAGGGGGCGTCGCGTGCGCTTCCTGCTGGAGCCGGCCGTGGCTGCCGCCGCCCCGGACGCGGACGGGACGCGGCCCCGGCCGTCCGCCCACCGAGCCGCTCTCGGGTGCCCCGGggagctggaggagctggagcgGCGCATCGCGGGTGTGTGCGCGCAGCTCCGGCGGGCGCTGGTGCGGCGCGCGGAGCTCCTGTTCCAGCTCGGGGACGGCGCCCGCGACCCGCCGCGCAGCGGGCTCCAGGCCCACGAGGAGGCCCCCAGGGCCGCCCGGTGACGCGGGACCAGGCCCTCCGCCCCCTGCTGCGCGGGCTCCGCCGGGCCACACGGCGGCCCCGGCCCTCCCCGCACACAGAGCCGGCCGGCCGCTGTCCACAGACAGTTTATTCTATATACAAACACCACTTTGTACACTGCAATTAAATAGTGGAATGAGCGCTCTCCTGCCTTCCTCacgggagtgacggggctgggcCGCCGGCCGTCGCCCCGCCCCGTGCAGGGTGGGACCCGGGCGCCCCGTGGCTGTCTTCGATGCGGGCGCCCCGAGCACCGTCCTGGGCCTCGCTCCACCTTCCTGGGACCCCAGCCCAGGTGCGTGGGGTGGCCGTGGAAAGGCACTGTGCACGGCAGAGCACCAGCTGAGCCGGCCCCACCTGTTTCACCTTGCTCAGGGACTTGCCTGCTTTGCCCTGGGGCAGCTTGCTCCAGACCTTTCACCAACCCCTTCCAGAACCTTCCATGGAGCCCCTGCCCCTTCTCCCACTCTGGCTCCTCGGCCATCTTGACTCACGGGCTGAGGACGGTCACCATAAGCAGGGACGGGTCGCAGGCAGGCCCCACACCCTGGGGAGAGAAGCCTGCCTCCAAGCGAACCTGATGGACCCGACACCGCCCACGGCAGGCTGGGCAGTCCCAGAGCCGCTGGGTCCAGCCTCCCTGACCTCGGAGGGCTCCAGCCAGGTCACCCCCGGCTGGCCTGGACGGCCAGGGACAGAGGCGGTCAGCGGCCCAGGGCTCAGGAGCCGCCCTCCGAGGGCGCACCCACTGGAGCTGGGGACGCCAGGCCGCGCCCGCTCTCCACGGCGGCCTGAGGGTCTGCGTCTGACCCCGGGGAGTCGCCTGGGGGGGTCCTGTCCCGGGGGGTCCGGGGAAGTGCCCCGCTGGGGCTCAGGGAGCTGGCCGGCCGCCGGTCCAGGAGAGAGGCACTCAGGCCCGACAGGAAGGAGGCGTCTGTGATGATGGCAGCCGTCTCCGCCATCCAGCCCAGGTCCCCACTGGCTGCTGCAGCCACCGAGGCCGCCGCGGCCACCAGGGAGCTGGGCGCCTCAGCCACAGGCCCGGGAACCCCGCCAGCACCCTGCAAGCCAGGGCCCAGGGCGGGGGGCTGGCCGGCAGCGTCGGGGCCGGCGGCCAGGGCGCCCCCGTTGTTGTTGAGGTCGTCGGGCAGGGCCGTGGGGGCGCCGGGGCCCAGCGGCGGGGCCTGCAGCAGCATCTCCTGGACGCGGATCTGCTGCAGGATGGCGGGCAGCTCGTAGTGGTGGAAGAAGTAGATCATGGAATGCTGGGGGGGGCAGGCAGCAGGTCAGGCGAGGCCGGGGCCAGAGCCCAGCCTCCGCAGTGCCGCCGCCAGGCTGGACCCCAGGGCAGCCCGCCTCACCTGGATGAAGAGCCAGGAGGTGACGAGGGCCAGACTGCTGTACTGCCCGTTGAAGCGGTAGTGGTAGGCGTAGAAGGCGAAGTGGTACAGGTAGAAGAACCTACGAGACCAACAGTGAGGCGCTGCCCctggcgccccccccccccacccccgaccacAGGCCCCCGGTGCCCACCGGAGCCAGTGCCGCTTGCTGGTGCCCGTGTGACAGCAGATGGCGTCATACTGGTCGGCCAGCCACACGATGAGGATGATGTAGAAGGCCGTGGTGGTGTCGTTGAAGAACTCGGACATGATGGCCTCCATCCCTACGGGGAGAAGGGAGCCGGCTGGTTGGGGTGGGCCGGCGAtgggccggggaggggggcgggcgTGGGGGCGCGGCGTCCTCACCCACGAGGGCCAGGATGACGGTCAACAGAGGCGCTGCGGGGAAGGCGATGGCCATGTTCATCTCCAGCATCTGCAGCAGGTCCACTGCGGGCAGAGGGCAGCGGGCGGGCAGACCGGGTGAGGCGcccggcgggggggaggggggagggaggtggccgGCGGGGACACTCACCAATGAAGACGAAGATCTGGTGGTGGGAGTAGCGCAGCAGCATGGACACGCTCAGGGTCTGAAAGCGGGGCGCGTGAGGGCTGGGggccgcctccccccccccccccgccccgccccggccccccgccTCGCGGCGGCACTCACGAAGATGACCATGATGACGAAGGCGGCCAGGTAGGACGTGCGGGCCATCCACATGCTCACGAACCGGTAGTGCTCCCCGGACACCACGTTCCGCAGGAAGCCTGCGCGGGCGGCAGGGCGGGGCAGTGAGcacgcgccccgcccccggccccgccccctggcccccgccccgccccgcccgcaccCTTGTTCTCCTCGTTCTCCGCCAGGCCCTTCACGCTGGACATGAGGATGTCGTCGTAGCCCAGGAACTCGGCCAGCAGCAGGCGGCTGAAGCGATCCCCGAAGCACTGGTCCCGCGTGGGGTCTGTGGGTGGGACTGTGACAGGGAAGGGCGCCCACCAGCCCCAGGCCTGCCCGAGGCCCAGGGGAGCCCAGACCTCTTCTGGGAGTGGAGGAGCCCCGAGCAGTGCTGTGCCCGGAGGAACGCAAGGCTCCCGGCCCCAGGAAGCCTCCCACCGCTGCGGCGCAGGTGCTCtgggccacccctcccccagtcccccaGTCCCTCTGCCAGAGCCTCGCTGTGCGGGTGACACTTACCCAGGGTGACCACCATGACGGGGATGCTGAGCCGCTGCCGCGTCGCCTGCGACAGCCGCAGGAAGCCGTACTCCAGCGAGTACTCCACGATGTACTCGTCCTGTGGCCACGCTGCGGGCGGGACAGCCCTGCTCAGCCCGCAGGCCCCTCTCCCCGGGGCCAGGCCGGAGTGACCGCAGGCCCACCCCGGGCACCGGACTTTTAGCCCCAGCGACCAGCGCGTACCTTTCGTGGGCGTCTCAGGGAAGGGGAACTCCTGGCTGTCGTTGAGGGCCTCGGGGCCACCTGGCGGCTTGAACACCTTGGGCTCGATGTCCAGCTCAAACTGTGGAGCGGGAGGCAGGGGTCGGCAGGCCCACCGTGCCGAAGGGTTGGGCCCGGAGGCCTCTTTCCCCACCGACTGGAAGGAGACCTGGCCCTGTCCTATCAAAGCCGCGACCCCAAAGCTGAGCTCCCCCAGAGCCTGTCTCCAGGCGAAGGTCTGGGAGGGacaggatgggggggaggggtccCCTCCCGGGGTCCCCTCCCCACACTGACCCCTGTCCGCTGGGGCCCTCCCCCCAGGCTGTGGGCCGCACGCGTCCACAGGCACGTGTCCCGCGACAAGGCGCTCACCGCCCCCCAAAAACAGCCGCA is a genomic window of Hippopotamus amphibius kiboko isolate mHipAmp2 chromosome 15, mHipAmp2.hap2, whole genome shotgun sequence containing:
- the TMEM259 gene encoding membralin isoform X4, translated to MSEHAAPGAPGPGPNGGGGGGPAPARGPRTPNLNPNPLINVRDRLFHALFFKMAVTYSRLFPPAFRRLFEFFVLLKFCDGGRGGFPGLAVEPGALELEEEEEEEELTMEMFGNSSVKSVGKEASGPNPSARWACRPLPPAPQFELDIEPKVFKPPGGPEALNDSQEFPFPETPTKAWPQDEYIVEYSLEYGFLRLSQATRQRLSIPVMVVTLDPTRDQCFGDRFSRLLLAEFLGYDDILMSSVKGLAENEENKGFLRNVVSGEHYRFVSMWMARTSYLAAFVIMVIFTLSVSMLLRYSHHQIFVFIVDLLQMLEMNMAIAFPAAPLLTVILALVGMEAIMSEFFNDTTTAFYIILIVWLADQYDAICCHTGTSKRHWLRFFYLYHFAFYAYHYRFNGQYSSLALVTSWLFIQHSMIYFFHHYELPAILQQIRVQEMLLQAPPLGPGAPTALPDDLNNNGGALAAGPDAAGQPPALGPGLQGAGGVPGPVAEAPSSLVAAAASVAAAASGDLGWMAETAAIITDASFLSGLSASLLDRRPASSLSPSGALPRTPRDRTPPGDSPGSDADPQAAVESGRGLASPAPVGAPSEGGS
- the TMEM259 gene encoding membralin isoform X1, with protein sequence MSEHAAPGAPGPGPNGGGGGGPAPARGPRTPNLNPNPLINVRDRLFHALFFKMAVTYSRLFPPAFRRLFEFFVLLKALFVLFVLAYIHIAFSRSPINCLEHVRDKWPREGILRVEVQHNSSRAPVFLQFCDGGRGGFPGLAVEPGALELEEEEEEEELTMEMFGNSSVKSVGKEASGPNPSARWACRPLPPAPQFELDIEPKVFKPPGGPEALNDSQEFPFPETPTKAWPQDEYIVEYSLEYGFLRLSQATRQRLSIPVMVVTLDPTRDQCFGDRFSRLLLAEFLGYDDILMSSVKGLAENEENKGFLRNVVSGEHYRFVSMWMARTSYLAAFVIMVIFTLSVSMLLRYSHHQIFVFIVDLLQMLEMNMAIAFPAAPLLTVILALVGMEAIMSEFFNDTTTAFYIILIVWLADQYDAICCHTGTSKRHWLRFFYLYHFAFYAYHYRFNGQYSSLALVTSWLFIQHSMIYFFHHYELPAILQQIRVQEMLLQAPPLGPGAPTALPDDLNNNGGALAAGPDAAGQPPALGPGLQGAGGVPGPVAEAPSSLVAAAASVAAAASGDLGWMAETAAIITDASFLSGLSASLLDRRPASSLSPSGALPRTPRDRTPPGDSPGSDADPQAAVESGRGLASPAPVGAPSEGGS
- the TMEM259 gene encoding membralin isoform X2, producing MSEHAAPGAPGPGPNGGGGGGPAPARGPRTPNLNPNPLINVRDRLFHALFFKMAVTYSRLFPPAFRRLFEFFVLLKALFVLFVLAYIHIAFSRSPINCLEHVRDKWPREGILRVEVQHNSSRAPVFLQFCDGGRGGFPGLAVEPGALELEEEEEEEELTMEMFGNSSVKSVGKEASGPNPSARWACRPLPPAPQFELDIEPKVFKPPGGPEALNDSQEFPFPETPTKAWPQDEYIVEYSLEYGFLRLSQATRQRLSIPVMVVTLDPTRDQCFGDRFSRLLLAEFLGYDDILMSSVKGLAENEENKGFLRNVVSGEHYRFVSMWMARTSYLAAFVIMVIFTLSVSMLLRYSHHQIFVFIDLLQMLEMNMAIAFPAAPLLTVILALVGMEAIMSEFFNDTTTAFYIILIVWLADQYDAICCHTGTSKRHWLRFFYLYHFAFYAYHYRFNGQYSSLALVTSWLFIQHSMIYFFHHYELPAILQQIRVQEMLLQAPPLGPGAPTALPDDLNNNGGALAAGPDAAGQPPALGPGLQGAGGVPGPVAEAPSSLVAAAASVAAAASGDLGWMAETAAIITDASFLSGLSASLLDRRPASSLSPSGALPRTPRDRTPPGDSPGSDADPQAAVESGRGLASPAPVGAPSEGGS
- the TMEM259 gene encoding membralin isoform X3, with the translated sequence MSEHAAPGAPGPGPNGGGGGGPAPARGPRTPNLNPNPLINVRDRLFHALFFKMAVTYSRLFPPAFRRLFEFFVLLKALFVLFVLAYIHIAFSRSPINCLEHVRDKWPREGILRVEVQHNSSRAPVFLQFCDGGRGGFPGLAVEPGALELEEEEEEEELTMEMFGNSSVKFELDIEPKVFKPPGGPEALNDSQEFPFPETPTKAWPQDEYIVEYSLEYGFLRLSQATRQRLSIPVMVVTLDPTRDQCFGDRFSRLLLAEFLGYDDILMSSVKGLAENEENKGFLRNVVSGEHYRFVSMWMARTSYLAAFVIMVIFTLSVSMLLRYSHHQIFVFIVDLLQMLEMNMAIAFPAAPLLTVILALVGMEAIMSEFFNDTTTAFYIILIVWLADQYDAICCHTGTSKRHWLRFFYLYHFAFYAYHYRFNGQYSSLALVTSWLFIQHSMIYFFHHYELPAILQQIRVQEMLLQAPPLGPGAPTALPDDLNNNGGALAAGPDAAGQPPALGPGLQGAGGVPGPVAEAPSSLVAAAASVAAAASGDLGWMAETAAIITDASFLSGLSASLLDRRPASSLSPSGALPRTPRDRTPPGDSPGSDADPQAAVESGRGLASPAPVGAPSEGGS